The Gadus macrocephalus chromosome 20, ASM3116895v1 genome includes a region encoding these proteins:
- the LOC132449026 gene encoding FUN14 domain-containing protein 1-like, producing MITPPVPEGATEDTALSHHQGSLNTKMASREKDLEEEIYDKVVDLTEYAKRQRWWNRVFGKNSGPIAAKYSVATQIALGGASGWCAGYLCQKVGKVAATAVGGGLLLLQIANNTGYIQVDWKRVEKDVDKAKRQLKKNTDKAVPELNTFMEKSTDFVKKNIVVTSGFVGGFLLGLAS from the exons ATGATTAC TCCTCCGGTACCAGAGGGGGCAACAGAGGACACTGCGCTGTCACATCACCAAGGATCACTGAATACCAAAATGGCGAGCCGCGAGAAGG atCTTGAAGAAGAAATTTACGACAAGGTCGTAGATCTGACAGAGTATGCCAAGCGTCAACGATGGTGGAACCGTGTGTTCGGAAAAAACAGCGGCCCTATCGCCGCGAAATATTCAGTTGCCACTCAGATTGCCTTAGGTGGAGCTAGTGGATG GTGTGCAGGATATCTCTGTCAGAAGGTTGGAAAGGTTGCTGCTACGGCCGTAGGAGGAGGTCTTCTTTTGTTGCAG ATTGCCAATAATACGGGATACATTCAAGTAGACTGGAAGCGAGTAGAGAAGGATGTCGACAAAGCCAAAAGACAGTTAAAGAAGAATACAGACAAAGCTGTGCCAGAACTTAACACATTTATGGAGAAG TCCACAGATTTTGTGAAGAAAAACATTGTTGTCACCAGCGGTTTCGTCGGTGGATTCCTGCTGGGCCTAGCGTCCTAA